The Heteronotia binoei isolate CCM8104 ecotype False Entrance Well chromosome 14, APGP_CSIRO_Hbin_v1, whole genome shotgun sequence genome has a window encoding:
- the MAF gene encoding transcription factor Maf isoform X1, whose amino-acid sequence MASDLAMNSSDLPTSPLAMEYVNDFDLMKFEVKKEPVETDRIISQCGRLIAGGSLSSTPMSTPCSSVPPSPSFSAPSPGSGSDQKSHLEDYYWMTGYPQQLNPEALGFSPEDAVEALINNSHHQLQSAAGFEGYARGQQLAAAAGPGGSMPPDEMGSAAAVVSAVIAAAAAQGGGGGGGPGAPHYHHHHHHHAPGHQPHHHPHQQPPGSVQSTASSSSSSSASSSSSGGGGGGGGSGGGGGLHHAHHGLHFDDRFSDEQLVTMSVRELNRQLRGVSKEEVIRLKQKRRTLKNRGYAQSCRFKRVQQRHVLESEKNQLLQQVEHLKQEISRLVRERDAYKEKYEKLVSNGFRENGSSSDNPSSPEFFIKPDAGLQMAYNNFLA is encoded by the coding sequence ATGGCATCAGACCTGGCAATGAACAGCTCCGACCTGCCCACCAGTCCCCTGGCCATGGAATATGTTAATGACTTCGATCTGATGAAGTTTGAAGTGAAAAAGGAGCCGGTGGAGACCGACCGCATCATCAGCCAGTGCGGCCGCTTGATCGCCGGGGGCTCGCTCTCGTCCACCCCGATGAGCACGCCCTGCAGCTCGGTGCCCCCCTCGCCCAGCTTCTCGGCGCCCAGCCCGGGCTCGGGCAGCGACCAGAAGAGCCACTTGGAAGATTACTACTGGATGACCGGCTACCCGCAGCAGCTCAACCCGGAGGCTCTGGGCTTCAGCCCGGAAGACGCCGTGGAAGCGCTCATCAACAACAGCCACCACCAGCTCCAGAGCGCCGCCGGCTTCGAGGGCTATGCCCGGGGCCAGCAGCTGGCCGCCGCCGCCGGCCCGGGCGGCTCCATGCCTCCCGACGAGATGGGCTCGGCGGCCGCCGTGGTGTCGGCCGTGatcgcggcggcggcggcgcagggcggaggcggcggcggcgggccaGGCGCGCCccattaccaccaccaccaccaccaccacgcgCCCGGCCACCAGCCGCACCACCACCCGCACCAGCAGCCGCCGGGCAGCGTGCAATCCacggccagcagcagcagcagcagcagcgccagcagcagtagcagcggcggcggcggcggcggcgggggaagcggcggcggcggggggctCCACCACGCGCACCACGGCTTGCATTTCGACGACCGCTTCTCGGACGAGCAGCTGGTGACCATGTCGGTGAGGGAGCTCAACCGGCAGCTGCGCGGCGTCAGCAAGGAAGAGGTGATCCGGCTGAAGCAGAAGCGGCGGACCCtcaagaacaggggctacgcccAGTCCTGCCGCTTCAAGCGGGTCCAGCAGAGGCACGTCTTGGAGTCCGAGAAGAACCAGCTCCTGCAGCAGGTCGAGCACCtcaagcaagagatctccaggctggtCCGGGAGAGGGACGCCTACAAAGAGAAATACGAGAAGTTGGTCAGCAATGGCTTCCGAGAAAACGGCTCCAGCAGCGACAACCCCTCCTCTCCAGAGTTTTTCAT
- the MAF gene encoding transcription factor Maf isoform X2, whose translation MASDLAMNSSDLPTSPLAMEYVNDFDLMKFEVKKEPVETDRIISQCGRLIAGGSLSSTPMSTPCSSVPPSPSFSAPSPGSGSDQKSHLEDYYWMTGYPQQLNPEALGFSPEDAVEALINNSHHQLQSAAGFEGYARGQQLAAAAGPGGSMPPDEMGSAAAVVSAVIAAAAAQGGGGGGGPGAPHYHHHHHHHAPGHQPHHHPHQQPPGSVQSTASSSSSSSASSSSSGGGGGGGGSGGGGGLHHAHHGLHFDDRFSDEQLVTMSVRELNRQLRGVSKEEVIRLKQKRRTLKNRGYAQSCRFKRVQQRHVLESEKNQLLQQVEHLKQEISRLVRERDAYKEKYEKLVSNGFRENGSSSDNPSSPEFFMYPRESSTSVM comes from the coding sequence ATGGCATCAGACCTGGCAATGAACAGCTCCGACCTGCCCACCAGTCCCCTGGCCATGGAATATGTTAATGACTTCGATCTGATGAAGTTTGAAGTGAAAAAGGAGCCGGTGGAGACCGACCGCATCATCAGCCAGTGCGGCCGCTTGATCGCCGGGGGCTCGCTCTCGTCCACCCCGATGAGCACGCCCTGCAGCTCGGTGCCCCCCTCGCCCAGCTTCTCGGCGCCCAGCCCGGGCTCGGGCAGCGACCAGAAGAGCCACTTGGAAGATTACTACTGGATGACCGGCTACCCGCAGCAGCTCAACCCGGAGGCTCTGGGCTTCAGCCCGGAAGACGCCGTGGAAGCGCTCATCAACAACAGCCACCACCAGCTCCAGAGCGCCGCCGGCTTCGAGGGCTATGCCCGGGGCCAGCAGCTGGCCGCCGCCGCCGGCCCGGGCGGCTCCATGCCTCCCGACGAGATGGGCTCGGCGGCCGCCGTGGTGTCGGCCGTGatcgcggcggcggcggcgcagggcggaggcggcggcggcgggccaGGCGCGCCccattaccaccaccaccaccaccaccacgcgCCCGGCCACCAGCCGCACCACCACCCGCACCAGCAGCCGCCGGGCAGCGTGCAATCCacggccagcagcagcagcagcagcagcgccagcagcagtagcagcggcggcggcggcggcggcgggggaagcggcggcggcggggggctCCACCACGCGCACCACGGCTTGCATTTCGACGACCGCTTCTCGGACGAGCAGCTGGTGACCATGTCGGTGAGGGAGCTCAACCGGCAGCTGCGCGGCGTCAGCAAGGAAGAGGTGATCCGGCTGAAGCAGAAGCGGCGGACCCtcaagaacaggggctacgcccAGTCCTGCCGCTTCAAGCGGGTCCAGCAGAGGCACGTCTTGGAGTCCGAGAAGAACCAGCTCCTGCAGCAGGTCGAGCACCtcaagcaagagatctccaggctggtCCGGGAGAGGGACGCCTACAAAGAGAAATACGAGAAGTTGGTCAGCAATGGCTTCCGAGAAAACGGCTCCAGCAGCGACAACCCCTCCTCTCCAGAGTTTTTCAT